The following are encoded together in the Brassica napus cultivar Da-Ae chromosome A9, Da-Ae, whole genome shotgun sequence genome:
- the LOC106349174 gene encoding uncharacterized protein LOC106349174 has protein sequence MSALFQPGNCCAFVLHMPLCTAGISSNFTSWVLWGLWTTRNRLIFENRSTSAWTMVDNASSAAREWLLAQTIGTTKQAQGSVGLELPPFSPDVVCCNTDAAWTASKRAGLGWCFENVSHGVYSEGSWALDHISSPLMAEALAMREAMQVAKRTSLLNVWFRTSSLEL, from the exons ATGTCCGCACTGTTCCAACCCGGAAACTGCTGTGCATTTGTTCTTCACATGCCCCTTTGCACGGCAG GGATATCTAGCAACTTCACCTCTTGGGTTCTGTGGGGATTATGGACAACCCGTAATCGACTCATATTTGAGAACAGATCAACCTCGGCATGGACTATGGTGGACAACGCATCTTCAGCGGCTCGCGAATGGCTCCTAGCTCAGACAATAGGGACCACCAAGCAGGCACAAGGGTCTGTAGGCCTAGAACTTCCCCCTTTCAGTCCAGATGTGGTGTGTTGCAACACAGATGCTGCGTGGACTGCATCAAAAAGAGCAGGTCTGGGATGGTGCTTTGAAAACGTCTCCCACGGTGTCTACTCAGAAGGATCCTGGGCTCTCGATCACATCTCCTCCCCCCTCATGGCGGAAGCGCTGGCTATGAGGGAAGCAATGCAGGTAGCGAAGCGCACATCACTTCTCAACGTCTGGTTCCGAACCAGCTCGCTAGAGCTATAA